A part of Blastopirellula marina genomic DNA contains:
- a CDS encoding DUF1559 domain-containing protein, with protein sequence MPVPFSRRGFTLVELLVVIAIIGVLIALLLPAVQQAREAARRMQCSNQLKQLGLSLHNYHDTYGTFPPRKQGTTGPSESTRRAHNYGRVSAFVPLLPYYEQAAMYDQIVAGDANNPPYGPASWQSWTVWDIPPGMLHCPSATSKNPQANSTNYMFSVGDQINNNRDATTLRGVFANTLGLGFKDIIDGSSNTIAMSERLVTNYGLGSQTGNIEVQHGTATGYSGLATNPGQCVASANGKYYNNASSIKGRTGYRWTDGQVEKVGFTTVLPPNAPSCIDGADTNGDGQHTIMPPTSNHPGGVMGMFCDGSVTFISNTVDTGNLANPSVTTGISPYGVWGAMGSKDGGEPISKP encoded by the coding sequence ATGCCTGTCCCATTTTCGCGGCGCGGATTTACCCTCGTCGAACTCTTGGTCGTTATTGCCATCATTGGCGTATTGATCGCATTGCTTCTGCCAGCGGTGCAGCAAGCACGTGAAGCTGCACGGCGAATGCAGTGCTCAAACCAACTCAAGCAGTTGGGTTTGTCGCTTCACAATTACCACGACACCTACGGAACGTTCCCTCCTCGTAAGCAAGGAACGACCGGTCCGAGCGAAAGCACACGCCGAGCCCATAACTACGGTCGTGTTAGCGCCTTCGTGCCTTTGCTTCCCTACTATGAACAAGCAGCGATGTACGATCAGATCGTCGCTGGTGACGCAAACAATCCTCCGTACGGACCAGCCTCGTGGCAAAGCTGGACGGTGTGGGATATTCCTCCTGGAATGCTACATTGCCCATCGGCAACCTCGAAGAATCCCCAAGCGAACTCGACAAACTACATGTTTAGCGTGGGTGACCAGATCAACAACAATCGTGACGCGACAACACTCCGTGGTGTATTTGCCAATACGCTTGGCTTGGGCTTCAAGGACATCATCGACGGAAGCAGCAACACGATTGCGATGAGCGAGCGCCTCGTCACCAACTACGGTTTGGGTAGCCAGACTGGTAATATTGAAGTCCAGCATGGCACCGCAACCGGTTACTCCGGTCTGGCCACAAACCCTGGTCAGTGTGTCGCTTCGGCGAATGGTAAGTACTACAACAATGCCTCTTCGATTAAAGGTCGAACTGGTTATCGTTGGACCGACGGACAAGTCGAAAAGGTCGGCTTTACAACCGTGTTGCCGCCGAATGCTCCATCTTGCATTGACGGTGCCGATACCAACGGCGACGGCCAACATACGATCATGCCCCCCACCAGCAACCACCCAGGCGGCGTCATGGGGATGTTCTGTGATGGTTCGGTGACTTTCATTTCTAACACCGTCGATACCGGTAACCTGGCGAATCCGTCCGTCACGACCGGCATCAGCCCCTATGGTGTCTGGGGTGCGATGGGATCGAAAGATGGTGGCGAACCGATCTCGAAGCCGTAG